The following proteins are co-located in the Vigna angularis cultivar LongXiaoDou No.4 chromosome 2, ASM1680809v1, whole genome shotgun sequence genome:
- the LOC108326863 gene encoding BTB/POZ domain and ankyrin repeat-containing protein COCH, producing the protein MSLEDSLRSLSLDYLNLLINGQAFSDVTFSVEGRLVHAHRCILAARSLFFRKFFCGPDPPSALDPAGPRLNSRSGVIPVNSVGYEVFLLMLQFLYSGQVSIVPPKHEARPNCGERGCWHTHCTSAVDLALDTLAASRYFGVEQLALLTQKQLASMVEKASIEDVMKVLLASRKQDMQQLWATCSHLVAKSGLPPEVLAKHLPIDIVAKIEELRIKSSMARRSLVPHHHHHPHHHHAALDLEDQKIRRMRRALDSSDVELVKLMVMGEGLNLDEALALPYAVENCSREVVKALLELGAADVNYPSGPAGKTPLHIAAEMVSPDMVAVLLDHHADPNVRTVDGVTPLDILRTLTSDFLFKGAVPGLTHIEPNKLRLCLELVQSAALVMSREEGNANNNNGPSNSAAPIYPPPMNEDHNSSSSSGNNNNNIGNLNLDSRLVYLNLGATASMSSRLDGGEEEREAMNTNMYHHHHSHDF; encoded by the exons ATGTCCCTTGAAGACTCTCTAAGATCTCTCTCCCTCGATTACCTCAACCTCCTCATCAACGGCCAGGCCTTCAGCGACGTCACTTTCAGCGTCGAGGGTCGCCTCGTCCACGCCCACCGCTGCATACTCGCCGCCCGTAGCCTCTTCTTCCGCAAATTCTTCTGCGGCCCGGACCCTCCCTCCGCCCTCGACCCCGCCGGCCCGCGACTCAACTCGCGCTCCGGCGTCATCCCAGTCAACTCCGTCGGCTACGAGGTCTTCCTTCTCATGCTCCAGTTCCTCTACAGTGGCCAAGTCTCCATCGTCCCTCCCAAGCACGAGGCCCGCCCCAATTGCGGCGAACGAGGCTGCTGGCACACGCATTGCACTTCCGCAGTCGATCTCGCCCTTGACACCCTCGCCGCCTCCAGATACTTCGGCGTCGAACAGCTTGCATTGCTTACCCAg AAACAACTTGCGAGCATGGTGGAGAAGGCTTCCATAGAGGATGTAATGAAAGTGCTGTTGGCTTCCAGAAAGCAAGACATGCAGCAACTATGGGCCACTTGTTCTCACTTAGTAGCGAAATCAGGTCTTCCTCCGGAGGTTCTCGCCAAGCACCTTCCCATAGACATTGTGGCCAAGATCGAAGAGCTACGTATCAAATCCTCCATGGCGCGCCGCTCCTTGGTGCCACACCACCACCATCACCCCCACCACCACCACGCCGCCCTCGATCTCGAGGACCAGAAAATCCGCCGAATGAGGCGTGCCCTGGACTCCTCCGACGTCGAACTCGTAAAGCTCATGGTAATGGGGGAGGGTCTCAACCTCGACGAAGCACTGGCCTTACCCTATGCTGTTGAGAACTGCAGCAGAGAGGTGGTGAAGGCATTGCTGGAACTGGGTGCAGCAGATGTCAACTACCCCTCCGGTCCCGCCGGGAAAACACCGCTCCACATTGCGGCGGAGATGGTGTCACCTGACATGGTGGCCGTGCTGCTGGACCACCACGCGGACCCAAACGTGAGAACAGTTGATGGGGTCACGCCTTTGGACATCCTCAGAACCCTAACCTCGGATTTCCTCTTTAAGGGTGCCGTCCCAGGATTGACCCACATAGAACCCAATAAACTGAGACTGTGTTTGGAGCTTGTTCAATCGGCAGCTCTTGTCATGTCAAGAGAAGAAGGCAATGCCAACAACAACAACGGGCCTTCCAATTCCGCAGCACCCATTTACCCTCCCCCCATGAACGAGGACCATAACAGCAGTAGTAGCAGCggcaataacaacaacaacattggAAATCTGAACCTGGATTCAAGGTTGGTGTACCTGAACCTTGGTGCGACAGCTTCGATGAGTTCACGGTTGGACGGTGGTGAGGAGGAGAGGGAAGCCATGAACACAAACATGTACCACCATCACCACTCTCATGACTTCTAG